A DNA window from Aureibaculum sp. 2308TA14-22 contains the following coding sequences:
- a CDS encoding TIGR02757 family protein, whose protein sequence is MTQLELKDFLDAKVIQYNNPKFNESDPIQIPHRFSKKEDIEISGFLTATIAWGNRKMIINNANKMMELLDNSPCDFIANHQPKDLKPLENFVHRTFNGNDFMYFIKALQHIYNNHGGLEAVFSKYLENNSTQQSIHQLKKVFFELEHLPRTQKHISDPFKGSAAKRINMFLRWMVRKDNAGVDFGIWESIPPSALSCPLDVHSGNVARKLGLLLRKQNDGKALAELDSNLRQLDPTDPVKYDFALFGLGVFEKF, encoded by the coding sequence ATGACCCAATTAGAGCTTAAAGATTTTTTGGATGCTAAAGTGATTCAGTATAACAATCCCAAATTTAATGAATCCGATCCGATTCAAATTCCACACAGGTTCTCTAAAAAAGAAGATATTGAAATTTCAGGATTCTTAACAGCAACAATCGCTTGGGGCAATCGTAAAATGATTATCAACAATGCCAATAAAATGATGGAATTATTGGATAATAGTCCTTGTGATTTTATTGCGAACCACCAGCCAAAAGATTTAAAGCCTTTAGAAAATTTTGTCCACAGAACTTTTAATGGGAATGATTTTATGTATTTTATAAAAGCATTACAACATATTTATAACAATCATGGTGGATTGGAAGCTGTATTTTCAAAATATTTAGAAAATAATTCTACACAGCAATCAATTCATCAATTAAAAAAAGTGTTTTTTGAACTGGAGCATTTGCCAAGAACACAAAAGCACATTTCCGATCCATTCAAAGGCTCTGCCGCTAAACGCATCAATATGTTTTTACGTTGGATGGTTAGAAAAGACAATGCAGGTGTCGATTTCGGAATTTGGGAATCCATTCCACCTTCTGCCCTATCATGTCCTTTGGACGTACATTCGGGCAATGTAGCCAGAAAATTAGGTTTATTACTACGTAAACAAAATGATGGTAAAGCTTTGGCGGAATTAGACAGTAATTTACGTCAATTAGATCCAACCGATCCTGTAAAATATGATTTTGCTTTGTTTGGACTGGGAGTTTTTGAAAAATTTTAG
- a CDS encoding methyltransferase family protein: MNLKIPPAFQFLICILIMYGITKVNGTHFVFEFQNYFVWILFLIGIIIGLIAVFSFYKAKTSVDPLHPTKASKLISGGIYKYTRNPMYLGMLLVLVAAFVKFGNYINITVLVAYVWYITNFQIKPEEKTLTEIFGKDFTDYCKKVRRWI; the protein is encoded by the coding sequence ATGAATCTTAAAATTCCCCCAGCTTTTCAATTTCTAATTTGCATTTTAATAATGTACGGAATTACTAAAGTAAACGGCACCCATTTTGTTTTTGAATTTCAAAATTACTTCGTTTGGATCCTATTTTTAATTGGAATAATAATAGGATTGATTGCCGTATTCTCTTTTTATAAGGCAAAAACTTCTGTAGATCCGTTGCATCCTACCAAAGCCTCAAAACTGATTTCTGGGGGCATTTATAAATATACCAGAAACCCAATGTATTTAGGAATGTTATTGGTGTTGGTTGCCGCTTTTGTAAAATTTGGAAATTATATTAACATAACTGTTTTGGTGGCCTATGTATGGTATATTACCAATTTTCAAATAAAGCCTGAAGAAAAAACGTTGACCGAAATCTTTGGTAAGGATTTTACCGATTATTGTAAAAAAGTTCGCCGATGGATATGA
- a CDS encoding DUF559 domain-containing protein — protein MAFTNLHTSVEYLKGVGSARADLLRKELGIRTLTDLLHFFPNRYIDRTQFFKIKGLLQNSAEVQIVGKIAHIKTIQQKRGSRLVATFVDDTGSMELVWFRGAKWIKESLKINTPYVAFGKVNWFNGMFSMPHPELELAADYKKSLQSAMQPVYPSTETLSKKGITNRVVAKMMQNLFLEVGNKFQETLSDEIIDKFQLLSKSDSLFNIHFPKNQQLLTKAQQRLKFEELFFIQLQLIRKNMIHKTQIKGFVFDTVGENFNTFYKNHLPFELTNAQKRVVKELRRDMNSGAQMNRLLQGDVGSGKTIVALLTILIALDNGYQTALIAPTEILANQHFNAVSELLADMDINIKLLTGSTKKKERSVIHETLEDGLLDILIGTHALFEDKVQFKNLGLAIIDEQHRFGVAQRAKMWMKSTSPTLPEGKGAQIHQKYQTARPSTYKLLKELQKEKKKQTTEAEQILWECLKTKQLGFKFRRQHIIDMFIVDFISISKRLIIEVDGGYYNKTEQKEADEMRSQILNELGYKVIRFTNEEVIGNIDDVIKKISQQLKSLPFGEVGGASAPIPPHILVMTATPIPRTLAMSVYGDLDISVIDELPPGRKEIKTAHRYDSNRLSVFKFMKEEIAKGRQVYVVYPLIQESQKLDFKDLMDGYESITREFPKPQYQISIVHGKMKSADKDFEMNRFIKGETQIMVATTVIEVGVNIPNASAMVIESAERFGLSQLHQLRGRVGRGAEQSYCILMTSFKLTGDAKTRMETMVRTNDGFEIAEVDLKLRGPGDLMGTQQSGVLNLRIADIVKDANILKRAREMAFELLKKDPNLIDGNHKQLKRAYQEITRNKAIWANIS, from the coding sequence TTGGCATTTACTAATTTACATACTTCTGTTGAATACCTAAAAGGTGTAGGCTCGGCTCGGGCAGATTTGCTTAGAAAGGAATTGGGTATTAGAACTTTAACGGATTTATTGCATTTTTTTCCAAACAGATATATAGACCGCACCCAATTTTTTAAAATAAAAGGGTTGTTGCAAAATTCGGCTGAAGTTCAGATAGTTGGAAAAATAGCCCATATAAAAACAATTCAGCAAAAAAGAGGAAGTCGTCTCGTGGCAACTTTTGTAGATGATACAGGCAGTATGGAACTGGTTTGGTTTCGTGGAGCAAAGTGGATTAAAGAATCTCTGAAAATCAATACACCTTATGTAGCTTTTGGAAAAGTAAATTGGTTTAACGGTATGTTCAGTATGCCACATCCCGAACTGGAATTAGCGGCAGATTATAAAAAAAGCCTCCAATCGGCTATGCAACCGGTTTACCCTTCTACAGAAACTTTATCAAAAAAAGGAATTACTAATAGAGTAGTGGCTAAGATGATGCAAAATTTGTTTCTAGAAGTCGGGAATAAATTTCAAGAAACCTTATCGGATGAAATCATAGATAAATTTCAATTATTATCAAAGAGTGATTCTTTATTCAATATCCATTTCCCCAAAAACCAACAATTATTAACCAAAGCTCAACAACGTTTAAAATTTGAAGAATTATTTTTTATCCAATTGCAATTGATTCGGAAAAATATGATTCATAAAACTCAAATTAAAGGTTTTGTTTTTGATACTGTAGGTGAAAATTTTAATACTTTTTATAAAAACCACTTACCCTTTGAGTTGACCAACGCTCAAAAAAGAGTGGTTAAGGAATTACGTAGGGATATGAATTCAGGAGCTCAAATGAATCGTTTGTTACAGGGCGATGTAGGTTCTGGTAAAACCATAGTGGCTTTGTTAACGATTTTAATTGCTTTAGATAATGGCTATCAAACCGCTTTAATTGCACCTACGGAAATATTGGCGAACCAACATTTTAATGCGGTATCAGAATTGTTAGCTGATATGGACATTAATATTAAACTGCTGACCGGATCCACAAAAAAGAAAGAACGTAGCGTAATTCACGAAACGTTAGAGGATGGCTTATTAGATATTTTAATTGGTACACACGCTTTGTTTGAAGACAAAGTTCAGTTTAAAAATTTGGGACTAGCCATTATTGATGAACAACACCGATTTGGTGTGGCTCAACGAGCAAAAATGTGGATGAAGAGTACATCCCCAACCCTTCCCGAAGGGAAGGGAGCTCAAATTCATCAAAAATATCAAACAGCTCGTCCTTCCACTTACAAATTATTAAAAGAACTTCAAAAGGAAAAGAAAAAACAAACTACTGAAGCTGAACAAATATTGTGGGAGTGTTTAAAAACAAAACAATTAGGCTTTAAATTTAGAAGGCAGCATATAATAGATATGTTTATTGTTGATTTTATTAGTATTTCAAAAAGATTGATTATTGAGGTTGATGGAGGCTATTATAATAAAACAGAGCAAAAAGAAGCAGATGAAATGAGAAGTCAAATTTTAAATGAATTAGGCTATAAAGTGATACGGTTTACAAATGAAGAAGTAATAGGGAATATTGATGATGTAATAAAAAAGATTTCACAGCAATTGAAAAGCCTCCCCTTCGGGGAGGTTGGAGGGGCTTCTGCTCCCATCCCACCGCACATTCTCGTGATGACGGCAACACCAATTCCCCGAACATTGGCCATGAGCGTGTATGGCGATTTGGATATCTCCGTAATTGATGAACTACCACCTGGCAGAAAAGAGATTAAAACAGCCCACAGATACGATAGTAACCGATTGAGTGTGTTCAAATTTATGAAAGAAGAAATTGCCAAAGGTCGTCAGGTATATGTCGTTTATCCGTTGATACAAGAATCACAAAAATTAGATTTTAAAGATTTGATGGATGGTTATGAAAGTATAACCAGAGAATTTCCGAAACCACAATATCAGATTAGTATTGTTCATGGAAAAATGAAATCAGCCGATAAAGATTTTGAAATGAACCGTTTTATAAAAGGCGAAACACAAATTATGGTAGCTACTACGGTTATTGAAGTGGGTGTAAACATTCCTAATGCGAGTGCAATGGTAATAGAGAGTGCAGAACGTTTTGGACTTTCACAGTTACATCAACTTCGAGGTAGAGTAGGGAGAGGGGCAGAACAGAGTTATTGTATTTTAATGACTAGTTTTAAGTTGACGGGTGACGCCAAGACAAGAATGGAAACTATGGTACGAACTAACGATGGATTTGAAATTGCCGAAGTAGATTTAAAATTACGTGGCCCTGGCGATTTGATGGGTACACAACAAAGTGGAGTGCTAAACTTAAGAATAGCCGATATTGTTAAAGACGCTAATATTCTAAAACGAGCAAGAGAAATGGCCTTTGAACTACTAAAAAAAGACCCTAACCTGATTGATGGAAATCATAAACAACTTAAAAGAGCATACCAAGAAATTACCAGAAACAAAGCCATTTGGGCTAATATAAGTTGA
- a CDS encoding DUF2911 domain-containing protein: MKQVTPKRIIFIMAFMAILFSNSTSFAQLNTPRGSQKAALKQTVGITKIYITYSRPSVKGREIWGKLVPYGMNNLGFGTAKESPWRAGADENTTITFSHDVAVEGKPIKAGKYGLHMVIHENGDADIIFSTNNSAWGSYFYNPDEDALKVTVKTKETAHKELLTYEFVDVQSNSTTAALIWEKKEIPFKIEVAVSDIVLADMRKKMQGQDGFTRANWEQAANYALNNGGDLNEAMQWINNAISGQFYSQKTFNNQFIKSQILAKQGKIDESLKLQESLVPQANAGQLNAIGYQFLTNNKLDKAIKFFKLNVKKNPKNANVYDSLAEGYKTKGDKKNAIRNYKKALSLNPAPALKANSIKMLKELGVDYSE; encoded by the coding sequence ATGAAACAAGTTACTCCAAAAAGAATTATTTTTATCATGGCATTTATGGCCATTTTATTTTCAAACAGCACTTCATTTGCACAATTAAACACTCCACGCGGAAGTCAAAAAGCGGCTTTGAAACAAACTGTTGGTATTACCAAAATTTATATAACCTATTCTAGACCCAGTGTAAAGGGTCGTGAAATCTGGGGCAAACTAGTACCTTACGGAATGAACAATTTGGGCTTCGGAACCGCCAAAGAATCTCCGTGGCGGGCTGGTGCCGATGAAAACACAACAATTACTTTTTCTCATGATGTTGCAGTTGAAGGGAAACCCATTAAAGCAGGAAAGTATGGATTGCATATGGTGATACATGAAAACGGTGATGCCGATATAATATTCTCAACTAATAATTCAGCTTGGGGAAGTTATTTTTACAACCCTGACGAAGATGCCCTAAAAGTTACCGTAAAAACCAAAGAGACAGCTCATAAAGAATTATTAACTTACGAATTTGTTGATGTACAATCAAACAGTACAACGGCAGCACTAATTTGGGAGAAAAAAGAAATTCCATTTAAAATTGAAGTCGCAGTAAGTGATATAGTACTCGCAGATATGAGAAAAAAAATGCAAGGACAGGATGGATTTACCAGAGCCAATTGGGAGCAAGCTGCTAATTATGCATTAAATAATGGTGGAGATTTAAATGAAGCCATGCAGTGGATTAATAACGCTATAAGTGGACAATTTTATAGCCAAAAAACATTTAACAATCAATTTATTAAATCTCAAATTCTTGCCAAACAAGGAAAAATTGATGAAAGTTTAAAGCTTCAAGAAAGTTTAGTTCCTCAGGCAAATGCTGGACAATTAAATGCTATTGGTTATCAATTTTTGACAAACAACAAATTGGATAAGGCTATTAAATTTTTTAAACTTAATGTTAAAAAGAATCCTAAAAACGCAAATGTGTATGATAGTTTAGCAGAGGGTTATAAGACAAAAGGTGATAAGAAAAATGCAATCAGAAATTATAAAAAAGCACTTTCATTAAATCCTGCACCAGCTCTCAAAGCAAATTCAATTAAAATGTTAAAAGAATTAGGAGTTGACTACTCAGAATGA
- a CDS encoding N-acetylglucosamine kinase, whose amino-acid sequence MTIITDSGSTKCDWIAIDDNGIQLFEKVRTKGLNPAILEPGELIARIRESEKLMHHKDEIEHIFFYGAGCGTDDPNRALTQVLEKLFPNAEVSVAEDTLAAIYGTIDNNEPAVVCILGTGSNCTYYDGKNIDQRVKSLGYILMDDASGNYYGKQMIRDYFFKHMPESLRVSMAEKFNMDEDFIKFNLYKQPNPNAYLANFAEFLFLNKDLKYSTDLIKEGIRVFARNMIFQFKEELKTVPVHFAGSIAYYGQDEIREVAKEMGFTVGNFVRRPIEGLVSYHAKNIV is encoded by the coding sequence ATGACAATAATTACAGACAGTGGTTCAACCAAATGCGATTGGATTGCGATAGATGATAATGGAATACAATTATTCGAAAAAGTAAGAACAAAAGGTTTGAATCCTGCTATATTGGAACCAGGTGAATTAATTGCAAGGATTAGAGAAAGTGAGAAGCTTATGCATCATAAAGATGAAATTGAGCATATCTTTTTTTATGGGGCAGGTTGTGGTACGGATGATCCTAACAGGGCATTAACACAAGTGTTGGAGAAGTTATTCCCAAATGCAGAGGTTTCAGTTGCTGAAGATACATTAGCGGCCATTTACGGAACTATTGATAATAATGAACCTGCTGTAGTGTGTATTTTAGGAACTGGATCAAATTGCACGTACTATGATGGAAAAAATATAGACCAACGTGTAAAGTCATTAGGATATATATTAATGGATGATGCTAGTGGAAATTATTACGGAAAGCAAATGATAAGAGACTATTTTTTTAAACATATGCCCGAAAGTTTAAGGGTTTCTATGGCAGAAAAATTTAATATGGATGAAGATTTTATAAAGTTCAATTTATATAAACAGCCCAATCCAAATGCCTACTTAGCTAATTTTGCAGAATTTTTATTTCTAAATAAGGACTTAAAATATAGTACTGATCTGATTAAAGAAGGCATTAGAGTTTTTGCTAGAAACATGATTTTTCAATTTAAAGAAGAGTTGAAAACAGTTCCAGTTCATTTTGCAGGCTCAATTGCGTATTATGGACAAGACGAAATCAGAGAAGTAGCTAAAGAAATGGGTTTTACTGTTGGTAATTTTGTAAGAAGGCCTATAGAAGGATTGGTTTCTTATCATGCTAAAAATATAGTGTAA
- a CDS encoding RidA family protein encodes MKKIITTSKAPEPIGPYNQAILVNNMLFTSGQIAFDPKSGKLILEDIQSETKQVMENLKAVLAEADMAFKNVVKSSIFIADMNDFTKINETYGAYFDDATAPARETVQVARLPKDVNVEISMIAIK; translated from the coding sequence ATGAAAAAAATAATCACAACTTCGAAAGCACCGGAACCAATTGGACCTTATAACCAAGCTATTTTAGTGAATAATATGTTGTTTACTTCTGGGCAAATTGCCTTTGACCCTAAAAGCGGTAAATTAATTTTGGAAGATATACAATCTGAAACCAAACAGGTTATGGAAAATTTAAAAGCGGTATTGGCAGAAGCCGATATGGCTTTTAAAAATGTTGTAAAATCATCCATTTTTATAGCTGATATGAATGATTTTACCAAGATAAACGAAACCTATGGTGCATATTTTGACGACGCAACCGCACCCGCAAGGGAAACGGTTCAAGTAGCTCGTTTACCAAAAGATGTGAATGTGGAAATTTCTATGATTGCGATTAAATAA
- the aroB gene encoding 3-dehydroquinate synthase has product MTPIKSTDYFIYFDDDAYRKLNDYISSNEIDTIFVLVDKNTQQHCLPEFSAKISESIAIKTIVIKAGEVNKNIYTCVEVWKRLTELKADRKSVLINIGGGMVTDLGGFVASTFKRGIKFINIPTTLLSMVDASVGSKTGVDLDNLKNLIGLFSNPEMVLIDSNYLETLPEREFKSGIAEIIKYGLTFDPKLWEVIQQDKWKNSDELNTIIYQSINIKNKVVLEDYKETRLRKVLNYGHTAGHAIESYFLEHSNLQPLLHGEAIGIGMIVEAYISNQHYNFPENELEKLKQYILKIYGKTTIDATHYPAILELMKHDKKNIKGTVKYILLKDIGDFVLDGEASNELVIKGLEYYQK; this is encoded by the coding sequence ATGACACCAATTAAATCTACTGATTATTTTATCTATTTTGATGATGATGCTTACCGTAAGTTGAATGATTATATTTCTAGTAATGAGATAGATACAATTTTTGTTTTAGTAGATAAAAATACCCAACAGCATTGTTTACCAGAATTTAGTGCTAAAATTTCCGAGAGCATAGCTATAAAAACAATCGTAATAAAAGCAGGTGAAGTCAATAAAAACATTTACACCTGTGTGGAAGTTTGGAAAAGACTGACCGAACTTAAAGCCGACCGAAAAAGTGTATTGATAAATATTGGAGGCGGAATGGTAACCGACCTTGGCGGATTTGTAGCTTCTACTTTTAAGAGAGGAATTAAGTTTATCAATATTCCCACTACCCTATTGAGTATGGTTGATGCTTCGGTTGGAAGTAAAACTGGAGTGGATTTGGATAATTTAAAAAATTTAATTGGACTTTTTTCAAACCCAGAAATGGTGTTAATCGATTCCAATTACTTGGAAACCTTACCCGAACGTGAGTTCAAATCGGGCATTGCAGAAATTATTAAATATGGATTGACATTTGACCCAAAACTATGGGAAGTAATACAACAAGATAAATGGAAAAATTCAGATGAGTTAAACACTATTATCTATCAATCCATAAACATAAAAAATAAGGTGGTTTTAGAAGATTATAAAGAGACGAGATTGCGTAAAGTGTTGAATTATGGGCATACTGCGGGGCATGCCATTGAGTCTTATTTTTTAGAACATAGTAATTTGCAACCCTTACTGCATGGTGAAGCAATAGGTATAGGAATGATTGTCGAAGCCTATATTTCAAACCAACATTACAATTTTCCTGAAAATGAATTAGAAAAATTAAAACAATACATTCTAAAAATATACGGAAAAACTACCATTGACGCAACACATTATCCTGCTATTTTAGAATTGATGAAACACGATAAAAAAAATATAAAAGGCACGGTTAAGTATATTTTATTAAAAGATATTGGCGATTTTGTTTTGGATGGCGAAGCGAGCAATGAATTGGTAATAAAAGGGTTGGAGTATTATCAAAAATAA
- a CDS encoding proline dehydrogenase family protein yields MSTLFEDTKTAFALKSDAELERAYFLFKMIKSEPLVRIGTAVTNFALKAHLPVEQLIRASVFDHFCGGVDEMDCLATIEKMYKYKVHSVLDYSVEGKEAEDQFDLAVQEILQNINFAKEKASIPFAVFKPSGFGRFKLFQKMSEGAVLSEAELKDWNRVVERFEIVCKTAYDKDVSLLIDAEESWMQDAADDLIESMMEKYNTKKAIVYNTLQMYRWDRLDYLKELHKRALAKGFHIGLKMVRGAYMEKERERAEEKGYKSPICKDKQTTDDNYNAGIEYMLKGENLSLYAGTHNELSTLKAMELAEIKGLKKDDKTIWFGQLYGMSDHITYNLAKEGYNVSKYLPYGAVRDVMPYLIRRAEENTSVTGQTSRELSLLKKERNRRKKKGRL; encoded by the coding sequence ATGAGTACATTATTTGAAGATACAAAAACGGCTTTTGCTCTAAAATCGGATGCAGAGCTGGAGCGTGCCTACTTTTTATTTAAAATGATAAAAAGCGAACCTTTGGTAAGAATCGGCACTGCTGTAACCAATTTTGCCTTAAAAGCACATTTGCCTGTAGAACAGTTAATTAGAGCCTCTGTTTTTGATCACTTTTGTGGAGGTGTTGATGAAATGGATTGTTTAGCTACGATTGAAAAGATGTACAAATACAAAGTACATTCAGTATTGGATTATTCCGTTGAAGGGAAAGAAGCTGAAGATCAGTTTGATTTAGCGGTACAAGAAATTTTACAAAATATAAATTTTGCTAAAGAAAAGGCGAGTATTCCCTTTGCAGTATTTAAACCATCAGGTTTTGGTAGGTTTAAGCTCTTTCAAAAAATGAGTGAGGGGGCAGTGTTATCTGAAGCTGAACTAAAAGATTGGAATAGGGTAGTAGAACGCTTTGAAATTGTTTGTAAAACAGCCTATGATAAGGATGTTTCTTTATTGATTGATGCTGAAGAAAGTTGGATGCAAGATGCTGCAGATGATTTGATTGAAAGCATGATGGAAAAATACAATACCAAAAAGGCCATTGTTTATAATACCTTACAAATGTATAGATGGGATCGGCTAGACTATTTAAAAGAATTGCATAAAAGGGCATTGGCAAAAGGATTTCACATTGGTCTAAAAATGGTTAGAGGTGCTTATATGGAAAAAGAACGTGAAAGAGCAGAAGAAAAAGGGTACAAATCGCCAATATGTAAAGACAAACAAACTACGGACGATAATTATAATGCTGGAATTGAATATATGCTTAAAGGTGAGAACTTGTCGTTATACGCAGGGACACACAATGAGTTAAGTACCCTAAAAGCGATGGAGTTGGCTGAGATAAAAGGATTAAAAAAAGATGATAAAACGATTTGGTTTGGTCAGCTTTATGGCATGAGCGACCATATTACCTACAACTTGGCAAAAGAAGGCTATAATGTTTCTAAATATTTACCTTACGGTGCAGTAAGGGATGTAATGCCTTATTTAATTCGAAGGGCAGAAGAAAATACCTCTGTTACTGGGCAGACCAGTAGAGAGCTGAGTTTATTAAAAAAAGAACGTAATAGACGAAAGAAAAAAGGGAGGTTGTAG